A region from the Citrobacter koseri ATCC BAA-895 genome encodes:
- the idnR gene encoding DNA-binding transcriptional regulator IdnR encodes MKNNRMTLQDIATLAGLNKMTVSRYLRDPNQVSQRSRELISKIMEENNYIPNRAPEILLNARSKTIGVLIPSFRNQIFADVLAGIESVTSAHQYQTLIANYEYDPEREEREVLNLLSYNIDALILTGKQHTERMVQYVRASGIPVAELMDITEHCLDMQVGIDNEKAAWDMTQAFLEAGKRAVAFFGSMDDPRDVSRYRGVERALNEQGLQPYHVVPKAISSLALGRQLFLQTMRDRPDINAIFCTNDDLAVGALLECQSQQIPVPQQVAIAGFHGLEIGRARLQKIASVITPRYDMGSVAADMLIKRLGGKETLDRVNLGYQIYYGDTL; translated from the coding sequence ATGAAAAACAATCGGATGACCTTGCAGGATATCGCCACGCTGGCTGGGCTAAATAAGATGACGGTAAGCCGTTATCTTCGCGATCCCAATCAGGTCTCGCAGCGTAGCCGCGAGCTGATTTCGAAGATCATGGAGGAGAATAATTATATTCCCAATCGCGCCCCCGAGATTTTGCTTAATGCGCGCAGTAAAACGATCGGGGTGCTGATTCCCTCCTTTCGCAACCAGATTTTTGCCGATGTCCTGGCGGGGATTGAGTCGGTGACTTCCGCTCACCAATACCAGACGCTGATCGCTAACTATGAATATGACCCGGAGCGGGAAGAGCGCGAAGTGCTTAACCTGCTCTCCTACAACATTGATGCGCTGATTCTGACCGGAAAACAACATACTGAACGTATGGTGCAGTATGTGCGCGCCAGCGGTATCCCCGTGGCGGAGTTAATGGATATCACCGAGCATTGTCTGGATATGCAGGTTGGTATTGATAACGAAAAAGCCGCGTGGGATATGACTCAGGCGTTTCTGGAGGCGGGAAAACGCGCTGTGGCGTTTTTCGGCTCAATGGACGACCCGCGTGATGTCAGTCGCTATCGCGGCGTTGAGCGTGCGCTGAACGAACAGGGGTTACAGCCTTACCATGTGGTGCCAAAAGCCATTTCGTCACTGGCCTTAGGTCGTCAGTTGTTTTTGCAGACGATGCGCGACAGACCGGATATTAACGCGATTTTTTGCACCAATGACGACTTAGCCGTTGGCGCGCTGCTGGAGTGTCAGTCGCAGCAGATCCCCGTTCCGCAACAGGTTGCTATTGCCGGATTTCATGGCCTGGAAATCGGCCGCGCACGTTTGCAAAAAATAGCGAGCGTGATTACCCCCCGCTACGATATGGGAAGCGTAGCCGCAGATATGCTGATTAAACGTCTGGGCGGAAAAGAGACGCTGGACAGGGTCAATCTGGGATATCAAATATATTATGGCGATACGCTTTAA
- the psiF gene encoding phosphate starvation-inducible protein PsiF produces MKITLLVTLLFGLVFLTAVGAAEKTLTPQQQRMTSCNQQATAQALKGDARKTYMSDCLKNSKSAPGEKSLTPQQQRMRECNQQATDQSLKGDDRSKFMSACLKKSA; encoded by the coding sequence ATGAAAATAACATTACTGGTTACCCTGCTGTTTGGGCTGGTTTTTTTAACCGCCGTCGGCGCTGCCGAGAAGACATTAACCCCGCAACAACAGCGTATGACGAGCTGCAATCAGCAGGCGACGGCGCAGGCGTTAAAAGGGGATGCGCGTAAGACCTACATGAGCGATTGCCTGAAAAACAGTAAATCCGCCCCTGGTGAGAAAAGCCTGACGCCGCAGCAACAGAGAATGCGTGAGTGCAACCAGCAGGCGACGGACCAGTCGCTGAAAGGCGACGATCGCAGCAAGTTTATGAGTGCCTGTCTGAAAAAATCCGCATAG
- the iraP gene encoding anti-adapter protein IraP, giving the protein MKNLISELLLRLAQKEEESKELVAQVEALEIIVTAMLRNMAQNEQQKLIHQVEDALDGVKPDASVPDYDTELLRQYVKKLLRHPRS; this is encoded by the coding sequence ATGAAAAATCTCATTTCAGAGTTGTTGCTGAGGCTCGCCCAAAAAGAAGAAGAGTCGAAAGAACTGGTTGCTCAGGTAGAAGCGTTAGAGATTATTGTCACGGCGATGCTGCGTAATATGGCGCAAAATGAGCAGCAGAAGCTCATTCATCAGGTTGAGGATGCGCTCGACGGCGTAAAGCCGGATGCCAGCGTTCCAGATTACGATACGGAATTGCTGCGCCAGTATGTAAAAAAGTTACTGAGGCATCCTCGTAGCTGA
- the adrA gene encoding diguanylate cyclase AdrA, which yields MNDENFYKKAVAQSEPPHSPQNDHQRSGLRFARRVRLPRAVGLGWMFLPIAAVLASQPIAGGWWLFLVGWSFVWPHLAWQLASKAIDPLSREIYNLKADAILAGVWVGVMGVNVLPSTALLMMMCMNLMGAGGLRLFIAGMVLMVVSCLVTLQLTGITVAFRSAPLEWWFSLPVIVIYPLLFAWVSYQTATKLAEHKRRLQVMSMRDGMTGVYNRRHWEILLRNEFDNCRRYHRDATLLIIDIDHFKSINDTWGHDVGDEAIIALTRQLQMTLRGSDVIGRFGGDEFAVIMCGTPADNAIAAMSRVHERLNALRLPCAPQVILRISVGVAPLTTQIGHYREWLKSADMALYKAKNAGRNRTEVAA from the coding sequence ATGAATGATGAAAACTTTTACAAAAAAGCGGTCGCACAGAGTGAGCCACCTCACTCTCCTCAAAATGACCATCAACGCTCCGGGCTGCGATTCGCCAGGCGGGTGAGACTGCCGCGTGCGGTAGGACTGGGATGGATGTTTCTCCCGATCGCCGCCGTACTGGCTTCACAACCGATTGCGGGAGGATGGTGGTTGTTTCTGGTCGGCTGGTCTTTCGTCTGGCCGCACCTGGCGTGGCAACTGGCGAGTAAAGCCATCGATCCCTTAAGCCGGGAAATATACAACTTAAAGGCGGACGCCATTCTTGCTGGCGTCTGGGTTGGGGTGATGGGCGTCAACGTGCTGCCCTCCACGGCTCTGCTGATGATGATGTGTATGAATTTGATGGGCGCGGGAGGGCTGCGGCTCTTTATTGCCGGTATGGTGTTAATGGTTGTGTCATGTCTGGTGACGTTACAGCTGACCGGAATTACCGTGGCTTTTCGCAGCGCGCCGCTGGAGTGGTGGTTCTCCCTGCCGGTGATTGTGATTTATCCCTTGCTGTTTGCCTGGGTGAGTTACCAGACGGCGACTAAGCTGGCGGAACATAAACGCAGGCTACAGGTGATGAGCATGCGGGATGGCATGACCGGGGTCTATAACCGGCGTCACTGGGAAATATTGTTGCGTAATGAATTTGATAACTGTCGCCGCTACCACCGGGACGCCACGTTGCTCATCATCGATATCGATCACTTTAAGAGCATTAACGATACCTGGGGGCACGATGTCGGAGATGAGGCGATCATTGCCCTGACGCGCCAGTTGCAGATGACGCTGCGCGGCAGCGATGTGATAGGACGTTTTGGCGGCGACGAGTTTGCGGTGATCATGTGCGGTACGCCAGCGGATAACGCGATTGCCGCGATGTCGCGGGTTCATGAGCGATTAAACGCGTTACGCCTGCCGTGCGCGCCACAGGTTATTTTGCGCATCAGCGTGGGCGTTGCGCCATTGACCACGCAAATCGGACACTACCGGGAATGGCTGAAATCGGCGGATATGGCGCTTTATAAAGCAAAGAACGCCGGACGTAACCGTACCGAAGTGGCGGCCTGA
- the phoA gene encoding alkaline phosphatase: MKQSAIAIALLPLLFTPITHARTSTMTVLDNRAAQGDITTPGGARRLAGDQTAALRDSLSDKPAKNIILLIGDGMGDSEITAARNYAQGAGGFFKGIDALPLTGQYTHYALDKETGKPDYVTDSAASATAWSTGVKTYNGALGVDIHEKDHTTILEMAKAAGLATGNVSTAELQDATPAALVSHVTSRKCYGPNLTSTLCPTNALEKGGKGSITEQLLNTRADVTLGGGAATFAEMATAGEWQGKTLREQALARGYQLVNDADSLKAVTAANQDKPLLGLFSDGNMPVRWEGPKASYHGNLEQPAVTCKANPQRDDTVPTLAQMTDKAIELLSKNEKGFFLQVEGASIDKQDHAANPCGQIGETVDLDEAVQRALAFAKKEGNTLVVVTADHAHSSQIIAPESKAPGLTQALNTKDGAVMVISYGNSEEESQEHTGSQLRIAAYGPHAANVVGLTDQTDLFYTMKAALGLK; encoded by the coding sequence GTGAAACAAAGCGCTATTGCTATTGCCCTGTTACCTCTGCTGTTTACCCCCATTACGCATGCCAGGACGTCCACGATGACGGTGCTGGATAATCGTGCCGCACAGGGAGATATTACCACGCCGGGCGGGGCGCGCCGATTAGCGGGCGATCAAACGGCGGCGCTGCGAGATTCGCTGAGCGATAAACCGGCCAAAAATATTATCCTGCTGATTGGCGACGGTATGGGTGATTCTGAAATCACTGCGGCGCGAAATTATGCGCAAGGGGCCGGCGGCTTTTTTAAAGGAATTGATGCTTTACCGTTGACCGGGCAATACACCCATTACGCGCTGGATAAAGAAACGGGTAAACCGGATTACGTCACAGACTCCGCCGCGTCGGCAACGGCGTGGTCGACGGGAGTTAAAACCTATAACGGCGCGTTAGGCGTCGATATCCACGAAAAAGATCACACCACGATCCTGGAGATGGCCAAAGCGGCAGGTCTGGCGACGGGCAACGTCTCGACCGCAGAATTACAGGATGCGACACCCGCCGCGTTAGTCTCCCATGTAACCTCACGCAAATGCTACGGCCCCAACCTTACCAGCACTCTTTGCCCGACAAACGCGCTGGAGAAGGGTGGAAAAGGGTCGATCACCGAGCAACTGCTGAATACGCGGGCGGACGTTACGCTTGGTGGCGGCGCGGCCACCTTTGCTGAAATGGCGACAGCAGGCGAATGGCAGGGGAAAACGCTGCGTGAGCAGGCGCTGGCGCGGGGATATCAGCTGGTGAACGATGCCGACTCGCTGAAGGCGGTAACGGCGGCAAATCAGGATAAGCCGCTGCTGGGCTTGTTCTCCGACGGCAACATGCCGGTTCGCTGGGAAGGCCCGAAAGCCTCTTATCACGGCAACCTTGAACAACCTGCGGTGACCTGCAAGGCAAACCCGCAGCGCGATGATACCGTGCCTACGCTGGCGCAAATGACGGACAAAGCGATTGAGCTGTTGAGTAAGAATGAAAAAGGTTTCTTCTTGCAGGTTGAAGGCGCGTCTATCGATAAACAGGATCACGCCGCCAACCCATGCGGGCAGATTGGTGAAACGGTCGATCTGGACGAAGCCGTACAGCGTGCGCTCGCATTCGCTAAAAAAGAGGGCAATACCCTGGTTGTGGTGACTGCCGATCATGCGCATTCCAGCCAGATTATCGCGCCGGAAAGCAAAGCGCCGGGACTGACGCAGGCGTTAAATACCAAAGATGGCGCGGTGATGGTCATCAGCTACGGCAACTCGGAAGAGGAGTCGCAGGAACATACCGGCAGCCAGTTGCGCATTGCCGCATACGGCCCGCATGCGGCGAATGTCGTCGGATTAACGGACCAGACCGATCTGTTCTACACCATGAAAGCGGCGTTGGGACTGAAGTAA